A section of the Methanocaldococcus sp. FS406-22 genome encodes:
- the dph5 gene encoding diphthine synthase encodes MLILAGLGLYDENDMTLKTLKFAKKVDKIYAEFYTAVLTGTTIEKIEEVLGKKIHVLSRKDVEYNGYKLIEEAKNKDIMFLTAGDPMVATTHVDLVIEAKKKGVEVVIINAPSIYSAVGITGLQLYKFGKTTSIVFPEENYFPETPYNVIKENLERGLHTLCLLDIRIDENEKRFMTANEGLKILLELENRKKENVINEDTKAVVVARAGSLKPKLVYGKIKDLINYDFGEPLHCIIIPGKLHFMEEDALKYLCENI; translated from the coding sequence ATGTTAATCTTAGCTGGTTTAGGACTGTATGATGAGAATGACATGACATTAAAGACATTAAAATTTGCTAAAAAGGTAGATAAAATTTATGCTGAATTTTACACCGCAGTTTTAACAGGGACTACAATAGAAAAGATAGAAGAAGTTTTAGGTAAAAAGATTCATGTTTTAAGTAGAAAAGATGTTGAATATAACGGATATAAATTGATAGAAGAGGCAAAGAATAAAGATATAATGTTTTTAACTGCTGGAGACCCAATGGTTGCCACAACACACGTTGATTTGGTTATAGAGGCAAAAAAGAAAGGGGTTGAGGTTGTTATTATAAATGCCCCCTCAATTTATTCAGCTGTTGGGATTACTGGACTGCAGTTGTATAAATTTGGTAAAACAACATCAATCGTTTTTCCAGAAGAAAACTACTTCCCAGAAACCCCATACAATGTAATAAAAGAAAACTTAGAGAGAGGATTGCATACCCTCTGCCTCTTGGATATCAGGATTGATGAGAATGAAAAAAGGTTTATGACAGCAAATGAAGGATTAAAAATATTATTGGAATTAGAAAATAGAAAGAAAGAAAATGTTATAAATGAAGATACAAAGGCTGTTGTTGTAGCAAGAGCTGGAAGTTTAAAACCAAAACTTGTTTATGGAAAAATAAAAGATTTAATTAACTATGACTTTGGAGAGCCTTTACACTGCATAATAATCCCAGGAAAACTCCATTTTATGGAAGAGGATGCGTTAAAATATTTATGTGAAAATATTTAA
- a CDS encoding bis-aminopropyl spermidine synthase family protein: MERILEKVREKSEIPVYDKSVENVLSAILTTSDFWKIVDLSEEPLPLVADIIRVLENEGLIKIGNGIEFTEKGNEFIKSYGIGAKEDSVCECCEGRGVSLKNYQDLLERFKEIVKDRPMPKHEYDQGFVTPECTISRIALMNSRGDLFNKDVLVLGDDDLTSIALMLSNLPRKIVVVDIDDRLINFIKEVAEQLNYKNIEVITLDLRKPLPEKYSKAFDTFITDPPETVYAIKTFIGRGISALKGERRAGYFGITRRESSLDKWREIQRTLINEFNVVITDIIRNFNHYVNWGYEEETRAWKLAPVKKKPEDIWYKSYMFRIETLKDSRGFEEEVDIGDELYNDAESSTT, translated from the coding sequence ATGGAGAGAATCTTAGAGAAGGTTAGAGAAAAATCAGAGATTCCAGTATATGACAAGTCAGTAGAGAATGTATTATCAGCTATTTTAACAACAAGCGATTTTTGGAAGATTGTTGATTTGAGTGAGGAGCCATTGCCCTTAGTTGCTGACATCATAAGGGTTTTAGAGAATGAAGGCTTAATAAAAATAGGTAACGGAATAGAATTTACTGAAAAAGGAAATGAATTTATAAAATCCTATGGAATTGGAGCTAAAGAGGATAGTGTTTGCGAATGTTGCGAAGGGAGAGGGGTGTCTTTAAAGAACTACCAAGATTTATTGGAAAGATTTAAAGAAATAGTTAAAGACAGACCAATGCCAAAACACGAATACGACCAAGGTTTTGTTACACCAGAATGTACAATTTCAAGAATTGCTTTAATGAATTCAAGAGGAGATTTGTTTAACAAAGATGTTTTAGTTTTAGGGGATGATGACTTAACAAGCATCGCTTTAATGCTCTCAAATCTTCCAAGGAAAATAGTTGTTGTTGATATCGATGATAGATTAATCAACTTCATAAAAGAGGTTGCTGAGCAATTAAATTACAAAAATATTGAGGTTATTACCTTAGATTTAAGAAAACCACTTCCAGAGAAATACAGTAAGGCATTTGATACATTCATAACAGACCCACCAGAAACAGTTTATGCAATAAAAACATTCATTGGTAGAGGAATATCAGCACTAAAAGGAGAGAGAAGAGCTGGTTACTTTGGAATTACAAGGAGAGAGAGTTCTTTAGATAAGTGGAGAGAGATTCAAAGAACATTAATAAATGAGTTCAATGTAGTTATAACTGATATAATAAGAAATTTCAACCACTATGTAAATTGGGGTTATGAAGAAGAAACAAGAGCTTGGAAATTAGCTCCTGTAAAGAAAAAACCAGAGGATATTTGGTATAAGTCCTATATGTTCAGAATAGAGACCCTAAAAGATAGCAGAGGGTTTGAGGAAGAGGTTGATATTGGAGATGAGTTATACAACGATGCTGAAAGTTCAACAACATAA
- a CDS encoding 6-carboxytetrahydropterin synthase QueD gives MMLELNGLHAGLRFSSAHIVFGHPTCGVIHGHSYYVDVKLYGERAGEFNFVCDFKIIKKIVKEICDKLDHKLILPKNHDKVYYELRDKTLYFKYENKEYSIPVEDVILLPIPSTTAEDLAVYFADEIANSLKNLGFSNINWIEVSINEGIGQGACYRKYLKEVK, from the coding sequence ATGATGTTAGAGTTAAATGGACTGCATGCAGGTTTAAGGTTTTCTTCAGCCCATATTGTATTTGGACATCCAACTTGTGGGGTTATCCACGGGCATTCTTATTATGTGGATGTAAAGCTGTATGGAGAGAGAGCTGGAGAATTTAATTTTGTATGTGATTTCAAAATAATTAAAAAGATTGTGAAAGAAATTTGTGATAAATTAGACCATAAATTAATACTACCAAAAAATCATGATAAAGTTTATTATGAGTTAAGGGATAAAACCCTATACTTTAAATATGAGAATAAGGAATACAGTATTCCTGTTGAGGATGTCATTTTATTACCTATTCCATCAACTACAGCTGAAGATTTGGCAGTATATTTTGCAGATGAAATAGCAAATAGCTTAAAAAATCTCGGTTTTTCAAATATAAATTGGATAGAGGTCTCTATCAACGAAGGAATAGGGCAGGGAGCTTGTTATAGAAAATACCTAAAAGAGGTGAAATAA
- the hacB gene encoding homoaconitase small subunit: MIIKGRVHKFGDDIDTDAIIPGPYLRTTDPYELASHCMAGIDENFPKKVKEGDVIVAGENFGCGSSREQAVIAIKYCGIKAVIAKSFARIFYRNAINIGLIPIIANTDKIEDEDIVEIDLDKEEIKIINKDKIIKCKAPKGLEMEILNAGGLINYLKLKKGVKT; encoded by the coding sequence ATGATTATTAAAGGAAGAGTTCACAAATTTGGGGATGATATAGATACAGATGCAATAATTCCCGGCCCTTATTTAAGAACTACAGACCCTTATGAGTTAGCTTCACACTGCATGGCTGGGATAGATGAAAACTTCCCAAAGAAGGTTAAGGAGGGGGATGTGATAGTTGCTGGAGAGAATTTTGGTTGTGGTTCAAGTAGGGAGCAGGCAGTAATAGCAATAAAATACTGTGGGATTAAGGCTGTTATAGCCAAAAGCTTTGCAAGAATATTTTATAGGAATGCCATCAACATTGGATTAATCCCAATAATAGCAAATACTGATAAGATTGAAGATGAGGACATTGTAGAGATTGATTTAGACAAGGAGGAAATCAAAATAATTAACAAAGACAAAATAATAAAATGTAAAGCACCAAAGGGATTAGAGATGGAAATATTAAATGCAGGAGGATTAATTAATTACCTAAAATTGAAAAAAGGTGTAAAAACATGA
- a CDS encoding branched-chain amino acid ABC transporter permease, whose product MILEGAIIYSNLLVLLALGLTLTYITTNVPNFAQGSYAIVGSYVALTLLKLFGICPYLSLPVLFVVGAVVGLITYLALKPLIKRGASVEILMIATLAIDLILLGAIGAYSEILSQIVGSTQAKFVFANLDFSLFGFKGILFVSTFVIILLLIGLYLLLYKTKFGIALRASMENPSLAQTMGIDVEKTRLFSWILSGALAGVAGGLLPFMQEIVPATGDLIIISIFAASIVGGLRHISGALIGGYIIGISESLITYYLAQAFGTGFLVYGKVISLIIMIATLLIAPYGITGVDWKKVRKMLSIS is encoded by the coding sequence ATGATTTTAGAAGGGGCGATTATTTATTCTAACCTTTTAGTTTTATTGGCGTTAGGTTTAACTCTAACTTATATAACAACAAATGTCCCAAACTTTGCTCAGGGGAGTTATGCAATAGTTGGGAGTTATGTGGCTTTAACACTATTAAAGTTGTTTGGTATTTGTCCTTACCTATCTTTGCCAGTTTTATTCGTTGTTGGAGCAGTTGTTGGTTTAATCACTTATTTAGCTTTAAAACCATTAATAAAGAGGGGAGCTTCAGTAGAGATTTTGATGATTGCAACATTAGCTATTGATTTGATATTGTTAGGAGCCATTGGGGCTTATTCTGAAATATTAAGTCAAATTGTTGGTTCTACCCAAGCAAAATTCGTTTTTGCAAACTTGGATTTTTCATTATTTGGTTTTAAGGGGATTTTATTTGTTTCAACATTTGTTATCATACTGTTGTTGATTGGACTCTATCTTCTATTATACAAAACAAAGTTTGGAATTGCTTTGAGAGCTTCAATGGAAAACCCATCTCTTGCTCAAACAATGGGAATTGATGTAGAAAAAACAAGGTTATTCTCTTGGATTCTCTCTGGAGCTTTGGCTGGAGTTGCAGGAGGGCTTTTACCTTTTATGCAAGAGATTGTTCCAGCTACAGGAGATTTAATTATTATTTCAATCTTTGCGGCAAGTATTGTTGGGGGGTTAAGGCATATAAGTGGAGCGTTGATAGGGGGTTACATCATTGGAATATCTGAGAGTTTAATAACCTATTACTTGGCACAAGCATTTGGAACAGGATTTTTAGTTTATGGAAAGGTTATTTCCTTAATAATAATGATAGCAACATTATTAATAGCACCTTATGGAATTACCGGAGTTGATTGGAAGAAAGTTAGGAAGATGCTATCTATTTCATAA
- a CDS encoding ABC transporter ATP-binding protein — MIEVKNLNAGYGKLQILFDVNAKIEKGKITTVVGPNGSGKSTFLKTLFGLTKIYSGEIIFKDKDIARIPPHIKARMKIAYLPQTNNVFANLTVEENLKIAGYVLDKDKVKERIEIALSVFPELKNILKRKAGTLSGGQRQFLAMGMALVRDAEVLMLDEPTAQLSPKLAELIFEKIIEMRDDFGLTILLVEQNAKRALEISDNGYMFVSGRVAFEGTAEELLNHEKFKEYSLGITAI, encoded by the coding sequence ATGATAGAGGTAAAAAACCTAAACGCTGGTTATGGAAAGTTACAGATACTATTTGATGTAAATGCAAAAATAGAAAAAGGAAAAATTACAACTGTTGTTGGGCCAAATGGTAGTGGAAAATCCACATTTTTAAAAACACTATTTGGTTTGACAAAGATATATTCTGGAGAGATTATATTCAAAGATAAAGATATAGCGAGAATTCCTCCTCACATAAAAGCAAGGATGAAAATTGCTTATCTCCCCCAAACAAATAATGTATTTGCTAATTTGACTGTAGAGGAGAATTTAAAGATTGCTGGCTATGTATTAGATAAAGATAAGGTAAAAGAGAGGATAGAAATAGCCTTAAGTGTATTTCCAGAGCTTAAGAATATTTTAAAGAGAAAGGCTGGAACATTAAGTGGAGGGCAGAGACAGTTCTTAGCCATGGGAATGGCTTTAGTTAGGGATGCTGAAGTTTTAATGTTGGATGAGCCAACAGCTCAATTATCTCCAAAGCTTGCTGAGTTAATATTTGAAAAGATTATTGAGATGAGAGATGATTTCGGCTTAACAATCCTGCTGGTTGAGCAGAACGCTAAAAGAGCTTTAGAGATTAGTGACAACGGGTATATGTTTGTGAGTGGAAGGGTAGCATTTGAAGGAACTGCGGAAGAGTTGTTAAACCATGAGAAATTTAAGGAATATTCATTAGGAATAACTGCTATTTAA
- a CDS encoding ABC transporter ATP-binding protein: MEILRTENIVKYFGEFKALDGVSISVNKGDVTLIIGPNGSGKSTLINVITGFLKADEGKVYFENKDITNKEPVELYHHGIVRTFQTPQPLKEMTVLENLLIGEINPGESPLNALFYKKWIPKEEEMVEKAFKILEFLKLSHLYDRKAGELSGGQMKLVEIGRALMTNPKMIVMDEPIAGVAPGLAHDIFNHVLELKAKGITFLIVEHRLDIVLNYIDHLYVMFNGQIIAEGRGEEEIKKVLSDPKVVEIYIGE; encoded by the coding sequence ATGGAGATTTTAAGGACAGAGAATATTGTAAAGTATTTTGGAGAATTCAAAGCCTTAGATGGAGTTTCTATAAGTGTAAATAAGGGAGATGTCACATTAATTATAGGCCCGAATGGGAGCGGGAAATCTACACTAATAAATGTTATCACTGGCTTTTTAAAGGCTGATGAGGGGAAAGTTTATTTTGAAAATAAAGACATAACAAACAAAGAACCAGTTGAACTCTATCATCACGGAATCGTTAGGACTTTTCAAACTCCACAACCTTTAAAAGAGATGACCGTCTTAGAAAATTTGCTAATAGGGGAGATTAACCCAGGAGAAAGTCCTTTAAATGCCTTATTCTATAAAAAATGGATTCCAAAAGAGGAGGAGATGGTTGAAAAAGCTTTTAAAATATTGGAATTTTTGAAATTATCTCATCTATACGATAGAAAGGCAGGAGAGTTAAGTGGAGGGCAGATGAAACTTGTTGAGATTGGGAGAGCTTTGATGACAAATCCAAAAATGATTGTTATGGACGAACCAATAGCTGGAGTTGCTCCAGGTTTAGCTCACGATATATTCAACCATGTCCTTGAATTGAAAGCTAAAGGAATAACTTTTTTAATTGTCGAGCATAGATTGGATATTGTTTTGAACTATATAGACCACTTATATGTTATGTTCAACGGGCAGATTATTGCTGAGGGTAGAGGAGAAGAGGAGATTAAAAAAGTTTTATCTGACCCAAAAGTTGTTGAAATTTACATTGGAGAATAA
- a CDS encoding ABC transporter substrate-binding protein — protein MKKIWMLLISLFLISGVFFAGCTEKTGSGENANTTTITASTKETVIKIGVLTDLSGPLSSDGNDIEKTLKIGKDDINKYFEEKGLPYKIKLYVEDTQSNPSICLQKVQSLNAMGINLIIGPTSSAEVKNIKDYINSNHMVIISPSSTAPPQMIGFTTPEQKKYIFRFVPTDNFQAKAIAGEIKDMGIKNVVVIYRGDAWGMGLEKATVDDLKKEGVNIIGEIEYPSTPEPSDWSPYIQTLENKIAGKDPKTTAVLAIGFDEIATLLSQIDKDSPLLKVKWFGSDGIVDSEKVISEAKNKAEKVGLYSTEFYGVSDEAKKLAEEYEKRGYGKKPRQYALIAYDALWVGAISYAEMLNKTGGKYDANLLSKLIKENTVKYTKGEFGIKPVTGDIYLNEWNDRASGDYGIHAVTEEGWKLVGIWDYKTGKINWLNS, from the coding sequence ATGAAAAAAATATGGATGCTTTTAATATCCCTCTTTTTAATATCTGGAGTATTTTTTGCAGGATGTACAGAGAAAACTGGAAGTGGAGAAAACGCAAATACTACAACTATTACCGCATCTACTAAAGAAACAGTAATAAAAATAGGTGTTTTAACAGATTTATCAGGACCTTTATCATCTGACGGTAATGACATAGAAAAAACTTTAAAAATTGGAAAAGATGATATAAACAAATATTTTGAAGAAAAAGGACTTCCATATAAAATTAAACTTTATGTGGAAGATACTCAAAGTAATCCATCAATCTGTCTCCAAAAAGTTCAATCATTAAATGCTATGGGTATCAACTTGATAATTGGTCCAACATCAAGTGCGGAAGTTAAGAATATAAAAGACTATATAAATTCCAATCATATGGTTATTATTTCTCCAAGTTCAACTGCTCCACCACAGATGATTGGATTTACAACACCAGAGCAAAAAAAGTATATATTTAGGTTTGTCCCAACAGATAACTTCCAGGCAAAAGCAATTGCTGGGGAAATAAAAGATATGGGTATTAAAAATGTTGTCGTAATATACAGAGGAGATGCGTGGGGTATGGGATTAGAAAAAGCTACTGTAGATGATTTAAAAAAAGAAGGGGTAAATATTATTGGTGAAATTGAGTATCCAAGTACTCCAGAACCATCAGATTGGAGTCCATATATACAAACATTGGAAAATAAAATTGCTGGAAAAGATCCAAAAACCACTGCAGTATTGGCTATTGGATTTGATGAAATAGCTACATTACTATCACAAATAGATAAAGATTCCCCATTATTAAAAGTTAAATGGTTTGGTTCAGATGGGATTGTAGATAGTGAAAAAGTTATTAGTGAAGCTAAAAATAAAGCAGAAAAAGTTGGACTGTATTCAACTGAGTTCTATGGTGTAAGTGATGAAGCAAAGAAATTAGCAGAAGAGTATGAGAAAAGAGGCTATGGAAAAAAACCAAGACAATACGCTTTAATTGCTTATGATGCTTTATGGGTTGGAGCAATTTCTTATGCTGAGATGTTGAATAAAACTGGAGGAAAATATGATGCTAACTTATTATCCAAGTTAATAAAAGAAAATACTGTTAAATACACAAAAGGCGAATTTGGAATTAAACCAGTTACTGGAGATATCTACTTGAATGAATGGAACGACAGAGCCAGTGGAGATTACGGAATCCATGCTGTAACAGAAGAGGGATGGAAATTGGTTGGAATCTGGGATTACAAAACTGGAAAAATAAACTGGCTTAATAGCTAA
- a CDS encoding ABC transporter substrate-binding protein: MKKILALLLGAVLIGSLFLAGCTQKEETEKEIKVGLLVDLSGGLATYGNNEKHICEIAEEKINKYFEEKGIPYKVKLYVEDTKADPNVCLQKVQALHAQGINLFLGPMASGEVKNIKGFINSNKIVIISPSSTAPPQMIGFTTPEEKKYVFRFVPTDNFQGNAIGDVAKELGLKNVIIIYRDDAWGDGLEKATVEKLKANGINVIDEIPYDPNIGDWSPIIQTTTNKIAGKGNDTGIVFIGYEEVATLLSQIDDDSPLLKHVWIGCDGTANSKKVLEEAKNKAIKVKLYSTMFQSETDEAKKIKEEFKKRGYGEPDQYALNVYDAFWVGAISYAEMLNETGGKYDADLLSKLIKENTVKYSEGQFGVKSVTGYIKLNEWNDRASGNYGIFAVTKDGWKLVGIWDSTTGKINWEYT, from the coding sequence ATCAAAAAAATACTTGCCCTATTGCTTGGGGCTGTCCTTATAGGGAGTTTGTTTTTAGCAGGATGTACTCAAAAAGAAGAAACAGAGAAAGAAATTAAAGTTGGGTTATTGGTTGATTTATCTGGAGGTTTAGCAACTTATGGGAATAACGAGAAACATATCTGTGAGATTGCTGAAGAGAAAATAAACAAATACTTTGAAGAGAAAGGAATTCCTTACAAAGTAAAACTCTACGTTGAAGATACAAAGGCTGACCCTAATGTATGTTTGCAGAAGGTTCAGGCTCTTCACGCTCAAGGAATAAACTTATTCTTGGGACCAATGGCAAGTGGAGAGGTTAAAAATATTAAAGGATTTATTAACTCGAATAAAATTGTTATAATATCTCCAAGTTCAACTGCTCCACCACAGATGATTGGATTTACAACACCAGAAGAAAAGAAATATGTGTTTAGATTTGTTCCAACAGATAACTTTCAAGGAAACGCTATTGGAGATGTTGCTAAAGAACTTGGTTTAAAGAATGTTATAATTATATATAGGGATGATGCTTGGGGAGATGGATTAGAGAAAGCAACTGTAGAAAAACTAAAGGCAAATGGGATAAATGTTATTGATGAAATACCTTACGACCCTAACATTGGGGACTGGAGCCCAATAATCCAAACTACAACCAATAAAATTGCTGGAAAAGGAAATGATACTGGAATAGTATTTATCGGATATGAAGAGGTAGCAACATTATTATCACAGATTGATGACGATTCCCCATTATTGAAACATGTTTGGATTGGCTGTGATGGAACAGCAAACAGTAAAAAGGTCTTAGAGGAGGCTAAAAATAAAGCTATTAAGGTTAAGCTCTACTCAACAATGTTCCAATCAGAGACAGATGAAGCTAAAAAGATAAAAGAAGAGTTTAAAAAGAGGGGCTATGGAGAACCAGACCAGTATGCATTAAACGTCTACGATGCATTCTGGGTTGGAGCAATTTCTTATGCTGAGATGTTGAATGAAACTGGAGGAAAATATGATGCTGACTTATTATCCAAGTTAATAAAAGAAAATACTGTTAAATACTCTGAAGGGCAGTTTGGAGTTAAGTCAGTAACTGGATATATTAAATTAAATGAATGGAATGATAGAGCGAGTGGAAACTATGGAATCTTTGCAGTAACTAAAGATGGATGGAAGTTAGTTGGAATCTGGGACTCAACAACCGGGAAAATTAACTGGGAATATACTTAA
- a CDS encoding nucleoside-diphosphate kinase codes for MKERTFVALKPDAVKRKLIGKIIERFENKGLEIVGMKMIKLDREMAEKYYEEHKGKEFFERLIEFMTSGRIVAMVIEGENAISVVRKMIGKTNPAEAEPGTIRGDFALTTPDNIIHASDSKESAEREIKLFFKEDEIFSE; via the coding sequence ATGAAAGAAAGAACATTCGTAGCCTTAAAACCAGACGCTGTAAAAAGAAAGTTAATTGGAAAAATCATTGAAAGATTTGAAAATAAAGGTTTGGAAATTGTGGGTATGAAAATGATTAAATTAGATAGAGAAATGGCAGAAAAATATTATGAAGAGCATAAAGGAAAAGAATTTTTTGAAAGGTTAATAGAGTTTATGACATCCGGAAGGATAGTAGCTATGGTTATTGAGGGGGAAAATGCTATATCAGTTGTAAGAAAGATGATTGGTAAAACAAACCCTGCTGAAGCAGAACCAGGAACTATAAGAGGGGACTTTGCTTTAACAACCCCAGATAATATAATTCATGCTTCTGACTCAAAGGAAAGTGCTGAAAGAGAGATAAAGCTATTTTTTAAAGAGGATGAAATATTTAGTGAATAA
- the purL gene encoding phosphoribosylformylglycinamidine synthase subunit PurL yields the protein MDENDLKYIEKVLGRKPNHVELAMFENLWSEHCAYRTSKKLLRMFAKTVNEKTSKNIVVGIGDDAAVIRLKDDICLAIAMESHNHPSYIDPYNGAATGVGGIVRDVLSMGAKPIALLDPLRFGDIFGKEGDKVRWLIEGVVKGIGDYGNRIGVPTVGGECEFDSSFDYNNLVNVVCVGLVKENEIITGKAKEPGLSLILVGSTGRDGIGGASFASKDLTEESEEERPSVQVGDAFSEKCLIDAVLEAVKTGKVKAMKDLGAAGLSGASSEMCYGGGVGSELYLENVVLREPLTPYEIMVSESQERMLLAVEPGSEEEIIEIFKKYELPAAVIGKTIKEKRIIAKYKGEVVVDLPLDLLCEAPLYDREAKEDLKEKEDDKEKIKMPEDLNDVLLKLLESPNICSKEWIYQQYDHEVQIRTVVKPGKDAAVLRITEVYPMGIALTTDCNSRYCKLNPYVGAVNAVAEAVRNLATVGAEPIAMLDNLNFGNPERPERFWQLAECIKGLADAAEFFEIPVVGGNVSLYNETIIEGKEHPINPTPAIFVLGKVEDVEKVPGVLDNKIKEGDILIITNETKDEMGGSEYYKVIHNTEEGRVPRVDLEKEKKIYEEVREVVKEGLVSEAVDCSRGGLAVALAKMAILNNIGLDVDLTSYNKNNLREDVLLFSETSGRIILAVREENKDKVLSKLSNAHIIGKVGGNRLKININGKEIIDLDVNEMKKRYYEAFPKMMGEI from the coding sequence ATGGATGAGAACGATTTAAAGTATATAGAAAAAGTTTTGGGAAGAAAACCAAACCATGTAGAGTTGGCAATGTTTGAAAACCTATGGAGTGAGCACTGTGCTTACAGAACTTCAAAAAAGCTCTTAAGAATGTTTGCTAAAACAGTTAATGAAAAAACCTCTAAAAATATAGTTGTTGGAATTGGAGATGATGCCGCTGTAATTAGGTTGAAAGATGATATCTGCTTAGCAATAGCTATGGAAAGCCATAACCACCCATCATATATAGACCCATACAATGGGGCTGCTACTGGAGTTGGAGGAATTGTTAGAGATGTTTTGTCAATGGGAGCTAAGCCAATAGCTCTATTAGACCCATTAAGGTTTGGAGATATATTTGGAAAAGAAGGAGATAAAGTTAGATGGTTAATAGAGGGAGTTGTCAAAGGAATTGGAGATTATGGAAACAGGATAGGAGTTCCAACAGTTGGAGGAGAGTGTGAGTTTGATAGCTCTTTTGATTACAACAACTTAGTAAATGTTGTGTGTGTTGGTTTAGTTAAGGAGAATGAAATCATTACAGGGAAAGCTAAAGAGCCAGGATTGTCTTTAATATTGGTTGGTTCTACAGGAAGGGATGGAATAGGAGGAGCTTCATTTGCATCAAAGGATTTAACTGAGGAAAGTGAGGAAGAAAGGCCAAGTGTTCAAGTTGGAGATGCATTTTCTGAAAAATGTTTAATTGACGCTGTTTTAGAGGCAGTAAAAACAGGTAAAGTTAAAGCTATGAAAGATTTAGGAGCTGCAGGGCTTTCAGGAGCTTCATCTGAGATGTGTTATGGTGGAGGAGTAGGATCTGAGCTTTACTTAGAAAATGTTGTGTTGAGAGAGCCATTAACTCCTTACGAAATTATGGTTTCTGAGAGTCAAGAGAGGATGTTGTTGGCTGTTGAACCTGGAAGTGAGGAAGAGATAATTGAGATATTTAAAAAATATGAATTGCCTGCAGCAGTTATTGGAAAAACAATTAAAGAGAAGAGGATTATTGCCAAATATAAAGGAGAAGTTGTGGTTGATTTACCATTAGATTTGCTTTGTGAAGCTCCTTTATATGATAGAGAGGCAAAGGAAGACTTAAAAGAAAAAGAGGATGACAAAGAAAAGATAAAGATGCCTGAAGATTTAAATGATGTATTATTAAAACTCTTAGAGAGTCCAAATATCTGCTCAAAAGAATGGATTTATCAGCAATACGACCATGAAGTTCAAATAAGAACTGTTGTAAAGCCAGGAAAAGATGCTGCTGTTTTAAGAATAACTGAAGTATATCCAATGGGTATTGCCTTAACAACTGACTGTAACTCAAGATACTGCAAATTGAATCCTTATGTAGGGGCTGTAAATGCCGTTGCTGAGGCAGTTAGGAATTTAGCAACAGTTGGGGCTGAACCAATAGCTATGCTTGATAACTTAAACTTTGGAAATCCTGAAAGACCAGAGAGATTTTGGCAGTTGGCAGAATGCATTAAAGGTTTAGCTGATGCTGCTGAATTTTTCGAAATCCCAGTTGTTGGAGGAAACGTAAGTTTATACAATGAGACGATTATTGAAGGAAAAGAACATCCAATAAACCCAACTCCAGCAATATTTGTATTAGGTAAAGTTGAGGATGTTGAAAAAGTTCCAGGGGTTTTAGATAACAAGATTAAAGAAGGAGATATCTTAATAATCACAAATGAGACAAAAGATGAGATGGGAGGAAGCGAATACTACAAAGTTATACACAATACTGAAGAAGGAAGAGTGCCAAGAGTTGATTTAGAGAAAGAGAAGAAAATTTATGAAGAAGTTAGAGAGGTTGTAAAAGAAGGATTAGTTAGTGAGGCAGTAGATTGCTCAAGAGGAGGTTTAGCTGTAGCTTTAGCCAAAATGGCTATATTAAATAACATTGGTTTAGATGTAGATTTAACCTCTTACAACAAAAATAATTTAAGAGAGGATGTTTTATTGTTTTCAGAAACTTCTGGAAGAATAATTTTAGCAGTTAGAGAAGAGAATAAAGATAAAGTTTTAAGTAAATTAAGCAATGCCCATATAATTGGAAAAGTTGGAGGGAATAGGTTAAAGATAAATATTAACGGAAAAGAGATTATTGATTTAGATGTTAATGAGATGAAAAAGAGATATTATGAAGCATTTCCAAAGATGATGGGGGAGATTTAA